The window GCGGCACAAGTTCTCACTGACCATGGACTGCAGAGTCGTCGTCGAGGCCGCGGTCCCAGTGTACGACGTGGAGACAGAAGACGAGGCGATTCGCATCGCCATCTCCAAGACGGGTGAGATGCTCAACCCCGACCTGAAGTACGTCGAAATCAACATGGGTTCCCGCACCGGTCCCGACGGTGAGACGCTCCCACCGGCATTCATCGCAGCAGACGAGGCCCTCGTCGCCCTCGAACTGGAGATGACCGTGTTCAACGTCGAGCAAGAAGAACACGCGTCGCGCATCGCTCGCAAAGAGATCGGACAACGTCTCGAAAACATCCCCCTGAAGGTACTCTCGGTCGAAATCCTCGACGACGAAGCGACCAAAACAGACGGTGACGGGACCGACGAAGAACTCATCCCGGACTTCGACGACCTGGTCGACGACCACTAACTGACCACTCACTTCTGCTCGGTACCGAACACGCGATTTTAGATACCTGCGGCGAGAGCGGAGCGTCCATCGCAGGAGAGGGCCGTCGCTCGTAAACTGTGATTTCGTGGAGGAGAACGCGTCTCTGTTCGTCGTTCAGTCGGCTTGTGGGGCGACTGGTTCTGGCTCTGCGTCGCGCATTGCCCCAGTGATTCCTTTTGCCAGTTTAAACACGGCTGCCTTGTGGTCAGTCTTAGATTTGTGGATAGACGTCGGTCGTACGCCAAGTGTGTCGTACTCGGAGAGTTCGATCTCCTCGTCTTCCCACGCTTCAATCTGAGTGTGTACTTCGGCGAGCAGGCCGTGCAGATGGATGAGTTCCTGCTTCTTCATGAGCAAACACGGCTTGAAACCGGAGGGATATAGTATTATCTTGAGTCACGTTAGCATCCAACTCTCTTAAACGCCCGATTATGGGGGTCTCAGCCGAAATATCGTGTTTGTCAGCTTTCAATTCGTTGTATGTTTCTGGGTTCGTTTCTCGAAATGGGTGAAAATCTATCGAGGACTTTATACCGATATGTAGCGCGCGCTCCAGAAACGGGTCGTGAGTATTTTAGGCGCCGCCATTTGTACACTGCCGTATGGACTACGACGAGCAACTGGACCGGGCGCTCTCGGAGGCGCCCGACGTGGCCGAAGGTGGCGACCGATTCACCGTTCCAGACCCGGTAGTTCGTCAGGAAGGGAACGTCACCGTCTACGAGAACTTCGCGGAGACACACGACCGGTTGGCGCGCGAACCAGACCACCTCCAAAAATTTCTCCAGTCGGAACTGGGGACGAGCGCTCAAATCGACGACAAGGGGCGCGTCCGGTTCACCGGAGAGTTCAAACAGCGCCGCGTCGCCGAGGCCCTCGACGAGTACGTCGAGTCGTTCGTCCTGTGCAGTGAGTGTGGGTCTCCCGACACCCACTTCGTCACCGAGCAGGGCGCGAAGGTGCTGAAGTGCGACGCGTGCGGTGCACTCTCTGCGATTCCTGACCTGTAAAAAACACTCTGGTGGGACGTCCGTCTTCAGTCGAACTGCTTGAGCGTCTGTAAGTCGCGCTCTGTCCGCATGAACTCGGCAGTGCGCCGTGTCGCACCACAGGATTGACACGAGAAGTTGTCCCGGTGAGCCGGAAGTGACGTCGGATTAGTCTCCCAGTCCTTTCCACATTCGGGGCACAAGAGCCGGACGAACGCTTCGACCATACCCAGATATGCTCCGGGAGCGCGGATAAATCTTGTCACGAGTTAGCACATTCGAGACAGCGTAGTCGCTCTCGACAGTGTGAAACGAAAAAACAGCGTGGGCTACCACACCCAACCGAGCGCGCTCAGGCGAACAGGTTTCCGTCCTGTACTTCGAGGAGCTCTTTGTAGCGGTTGCGGATGGTGACTTCTGAGATGTCTGCGACAGTCGACACCTCGCTTTGCGTCACCTTCTCGTTGGTGAGGAGGGCAGCAGCGTACACTGCCGCGGCGGCGAGTCCGACCGGCGACTTACCGGAGTGAACTCCGGTCTCCTTCGCGCCGCGGAGGAGTTGGCGCGCCTGTCGCTCCGCCTCGTCCGAGAGGCCGAGTTCGCTGGCGAACCGGGGGACGTACTGCTCGGGGTCGGCGGGCTTGATTTCGAGCTTCAGCTCGCGGACGATGTACCGGTACGTCCGGGTCAGCTCCATCTTGTCGACGCGAGAGACTTTCTCTAGTTCGTCGAGCGACCGGGGCGTTCCGGCCATCCGGGCCGCCGCGTAGAGCGACGCGGTGGCGACGCCCTCGATGGACCGGCCGGGGAGCAGGTCGTCGTTGAGCGCGCGGCGGTAGATGACTGAAGCGGTCTCACGGACGTTCTCCGGGAGGCCGAGGGCCGAGGCCATGCGGTCGATTTCGCCGAGCGCCTGCTTGAGGTTGCGTTCTTTCGAGTCACGAGTGCGGAAGCGCTCGTTCCACGTGCGGAGGCGCTGCATCTGCTCACGCTGACGCGGCGACAGGGACTTTCCGTAGGCGTCCTTGTTCTGCCAGCCGATGTTGGTCGACAGTCCCTTGTCGTGCATCATCTTGGTGGTGGGCGCACCGACGCGGGACTTGCTGTCTCGCTCGGCGGAGTCGAACGCGCGCCACTCCGGGCCGCGGTCGACGACAGTGTCCTCGACGACGAGACCACACTCACGGCAGACGGTCTCGCCGTGTTCGGAGTCGTGCACGAGTTGGCCACTGCACTCGGGACAGAGTTGCTCTTCCTCTCGCTGTCGCTCGTCTCGCTCGGACTCGCGCGACGTTACGTCTCGAGCCTTCGCGTCGGTGCTGTACGTTCGGGTGGTGGTGGTATCGCTCATTATGGGTGGCATCGACACGTCTCTGCCGGTAGAGGGTGAGAAGACGAAAGAAATATCCGGCGGGGACGGGCCTTACCATCAGTAAGCCCGAAAACTATATAAATGTTTCCCCAATTGCGTGCTCCCAAATCGCACGATGTGGATGATTTGTCGTGATGGTTGGGACACGAAAATAGCGATTCTGCTGGCTATCGAATAATAAATCTCTTTCGTCCAGTTAGAGCCACCGTTGGTGGCGGAAATAGACCAATAAGATACCAGAAACGGCCGCCATTCCGAGCATCGTGGCGACGTATCCGTACTTCCACAGCAGTTCGGGCATGTTGAACGCGGAGACTGCAGGGTCGAAGTTCATCCCGAAGATGCCGACGACGAGCGTGAGTGGCAGGATGATGGTCGCCACGACGGTGAGTGTCTTCATCACCTCGTTGGTCGACTGTGAGAGTGTGTTGAGGTAGATGTCGCGCGCGCCGCGTGCGAGGTCGCGGTACGTCTCTGTGAGGTCCACCAACTCGACGAGATGGTCGTACACGTCGCGGTAGTACTTCTCTGTCACTTCGCGGACGTACTCGGGGTCGCCGCGGGCGAGGACACCGGCGGCCTCTCGGGTCGGCCACACAGTCTTTCGGAACGAGAGGACGTCGCGTCGAATCGCGTTCAGCCCTTCCAGAACCGTCGGGTCTGGTCCTTCGAGGATGAAGTCTTCGATGGTCTCTATCTCCTCTCCCACCTCGTCTAAGAGGTCGAAGTAGTCGTCGACGATTCTGTCGATGATGCGGTAGGCGACGAAGTCCGGACCGAACCGGAGGATTCGCGACTCCTCCGATTCGACGGCGTCCCACACCCGGTCTACCGGGGTGAGAGTTCGCCGCGTTAGCGTCACCAACCAATCGTCCCCGAAGCACAGTCCGACAGGTCTCGTCAACACCTCCTCTTCGAACACCTGTTCGCCCACGCGGAGCGACGCCCTCCGGACGATGACGAACGTGTACTCGTCGTACATCTCGGTCTTCGGACGGGCATCGTTTCGAACGTCCTCGACTGTGAGCGGGTGGATGCCGAACGCATCGGCGACGCTGGCAAAGTCCGACTCGGACGTCGCGCGAACCCACGTCGTCCCGTCGGCATCACGCGCCTCAGTCAGGTGTTCCTCGTCGTAGGAGGTCACTCCGCCATCGTCGTAGACGAGTGCCGAAATCACAGGTGCCCTCCGACGGCCCAGAGGGTGATTCCGGCCATGACTGCCGTAAGCGAGAAGGCTCGCCCCGGATAGACGACGAGTGTTCCGGCGACGTATCCGGCGACGCCGAATACCGTCACGACGACGCCAGCAGTTCGAACGCGATTCATAGCATCACGAACCAGACCCGCCGACAAAAAGTCTCACCCGAGGACACCAGACCCAAAACAGTCGAATCGTTCAGGAGATGGGGTCTTACGCTTCGGACGGATGTTCGATAGACCGCATCATCTCGAGGATGTTGTCCTCTTCCCCGTCGAGTTGCTGCGGGTAGACACCCACGGCGACGATGAAGTCCTCGTTGTGTCGGACCTTGGTCACGTGGACGTACACGTCCACCTGTCTGTTGTCGGCGAACGTCGCTGTGGCACTGTACTTCGTGACGTTGGCGGGTTCACCGAGTATCTGGACGGTCCGAGAGTTCACTTGTTCGACGTCGTTGAGTCCCTGGTACCGACTCTTGACGAGGCCAACCAACTGGTCGTTAGAGTAGTCACCGATAGGGTTGAGCGTCTCGCCAGCGACGTCCACAGCGGGCGTCGAGATGACGCTGAAGACACCTAGTTTCGCCTCGAAGAAGCCGAGGTCTATCTTCTTCTCGTACGTCGTGATGTGGTTGCTCGCGACGACTCTCGGTTGTTGCCCCGCGACGTCGAACGTTCGGTTCACTTCGAACGCCTGCGTCCCGTTCGTCTCGTATCCGCCGTTGGAGGCGACTGTCGCGTCGGTCGTAGCCGGGTCAGATTCGAACCTGACCGACTCCTCGCCCGTGAGCACACCGAGACACCCACTTATGAGAACGAGCGCTGCGAAGGCGAACGCACCGACTGCGTGTTTGGAGACCATTGCGGAGGATTTTCACCTCGTCTGGTATAAGTTAGGTGGCCCGTCAGTCAGTCAGTCACGCTGTGTGGTCACTCGACCAACTCACGCGAGTCGTTCTCCCGCCGGATGACGCGTCCGCTGTAGAGGTAGTACGCCGGTGCGACGAACGGGAGAGCGAACGCCGCGCCGAACCAGAGGTGCCGTGAGAATCCCCAATCGATGCCCTGCTGTTGGAGTGACTTGATGTCACCGCGGATGAGTCCGGCGTAAAACAGGTGCGTGACGAGGTAGACGGCGAACGCTGGTTCCGGGCCGATGAACAACGAGACGACGGTGAAGATGACGAACCCAATCGCGTAGATGACGGGGAGTACACCGCGGTATCGGCCGCTTGCACGGCGCCGTTTTTGCTGGCGCTGGCGTTCGACCTTCTTCCCGCGGCGGTACTCGTCGGTACTCATGTACGCACCGTCGAGTCGGCACCGAAAAAGTGGTTCGCTCCACGGAAACCCGCTCAACCGAGGTACTTCACGGCAACTTCGTGGCCGTCTCCCGTCGGAAACTCGACAGTGTCGCGGAGGTGTGACCGAACAGCTGTCCGCCACTCGGAGACCGCCGCTGTGTGACGTTCGTGGTGTGTCTCTACTTCGTACGGGTCAGGACGAGTGTCGTCGGCTTCGGGATAGTTCGGGGCGGAAGCGTCGAAGAACGACTCTGGGTCGAGGTGGAGTGGAGGCGACTCTGTGTCGTCAGTTCCCTCGCCGCCGGCCACGTAGTCAGTTCCTTCGCCGCCAGTCAGGTGGATGCGCGCCCGCATCCGCCCGTAAAACGGCGGCGTCACGCGGAGAACGACGTGTCTACTCGCTCTTCGATTGGCTTCGAGTGCGGAGACGACGTCCTCGGTGGTCACTGCAATCGAGCGCACGACGGTTGGGTCCGACGACCCGTACGTCTCGTTCAATCGCCGGCCCGGCGTCGACCGGTCACCGACGAAGGTCGAAGTTCGCCACTGCACTCGGGACACGTCGCACGGTACGATGCAGGGCTCACGGTTGTGTGACACTCACGACAAACGTACGATGTCCTCTCCATCGACAAGTGGTAAGGGATTGGGTATGTTAAAACTTACCACGGGAGTTCGACACATACCCACATCAGTGTCGACAGACGGTCCGTACCCTTTTACCCGAATGGGGCGCAACCGGCCACCATGACAGACGCATGGTTCGCCGACGCGAACCCAGAGGACCCCTCGTCTGGGGCACATCGTATCCGCGAGGGGCACGCCGACGCCCCGGCGGATTGGCCGGCCGTGGCCGTCGAATCCGAATTCGCCGACGACGAGGCCGACTACTACGAGAAACTTCGCGCGGCAACGCTCACTGCCGCACGCGACGCCGTCTCCGAACGAGAACGCGCTGACGACCTGCAACTCGCACACGCCGTTCGCTCGATGGACGACGCCGAACGCACTGCGAACGAACTCGCCGAGCGAGTCGTCGAGTGGGCCGGAACACTGTACGAAAACGTCCCACGTGGTCTCGATGGCGTTCGAGACATCGCCGCTCGGGACCCGACGACTGCCGGAGAAGAACGTGTCGTCTCCTATGCGACCCGGGCCGTTGATTTGCTCGACGAACGCGATGACCTGCGAACGTTCATCGAAGAACGCGCACCCGACGTCGCGCCGAACCTCTCCGAGATGGCCGGTCCCGTCCTCACCGCACGACTCATCTCGCTCGCGGGGAGTCTCGAACGTCTCGCCAAAGCACCGAGTGGAACGGTGCAGGTCCTCGGTGCCGAAGACGCTCTGTTCGCCCACCTGAAGGGCCGCGCGACGTCCCCGAAACACGGCGTCATCTTCACGCACGAGTACGTGCGCGGCACGCGCCCACAGGACCGTGGGTCCGCCGCCCGTGCCTTCGCCGGGAAACTCTCTATCGCTGCCCGTATCGACTACTACTCCGGCGACTACCGCCCCGAGATTCACACCGAACTCGCCGAGCGCATGGCGACGATTCGCGCCCGCGCCGAGGAGGGGGACGAATGAGCGACGACCACCCAACCGACGACGGCCTGCCAACTGGCGTCGAACGCCGGACCTTCGATGGCCGCGAGCGACTTTCCACACAGGGACCCACGGTCTACGGAGAACCGGCCGACGGCGACGGGTGGCGCGCGTGGGACGCCAGTCGGTCGAAACTCGGCGGGATGCTCGAACTCGGGATGGACACCGGACTCGTCGGCGGTGAGACGGTCCTCTACCTCGGTGCTGCGGCGGGGACGACAGTCTCGCACGTCGCCGAGTTCGCCGGCCCGACGTACGCCGTCGAGTTCGCGCCGCGTCCGGTTCGTGACCTCGTCGGCGTCGCCGAAGACCGAGACAACCTCTTCCCGTTGCTGAAAGACGCACGCGACCCAGCGTCGTACGCGCACGTCGTCGAGTCAGACGTCGACTGCCTCGTGATGGACGTCGCGACCCGCGGACAGGCCACCGTCGCCATCCGCAATCGCCAGTTCTTGGCCGACGACGGTCGCCTCTTGATGGCGGTCAAGGCCCGGAGCGAAGACGTGACGGCCGACCCCGACGACGTGTTCGACGACGTCCTCGCAGACCTCGAATCCGCCTACGAGGTGCTCGAAACCGCCCGTTTGGACCGATTCCACGCCGACCACCTCGGCATCGTCGCCCGACCGAAGTGACGAGTCGACCGACTGACGCGATTATGCGTCCCGTTCGCCGGGGTCCACGATGTTTTTAATTCGGGGCATCTAACGCCGTTGCGATGGAACTAGGGTCGGCGGATGCCTTCGACCGGATGGGGACGCTCGGCGTCGAGGAGGAGTTCTATATCGTCGATGCCGACGGGCGTCCCACGTCGGGAATCGACGATTTGGTCTACGGACCGGAACCCCCGGAACCGCTCGTCGGGCGACTCGACCACGAACTGTTCGAGTTCACGATAGAGACACAGACACCCCGTATCGAAGACCCTGCCGACGTAGCCGACGCCGTCACGTCGGTCCGCGAGGCACTCGTCGAACACGCGGGGAACCACGGGTATCGCGTCGCTGCGGCGGGTCTCCACCCGGCGGCCAAGTGGCGCGAACTCGACCACGCGACGAAACCCCGGTATCAGGCACAACTCGACCGGATTCAGTACCCACAGCACCGTAACACGACTGCGGGACTCCACATCCACGTCGGCGTCGACGACGCCGACAAGGCCGTCTGGATTGCCAACGAACTTCGGTGGTACCTCGCGCCACTCCTCGCTCTCTCCGCGAACTCACCGTTCTGGAACGGGTTCGACACGGGTCTCGCCTCTGCGCGGTCGAAGATATTCGAGAACTTGCCGAACACCGGGATGCCGACTGCGTTCGACGACTTCGACGACTTCCAGACGTTCGAACGCCGGATGGTCGAGTACGGGTCGATAGATGACCGCGGTGAACTCTGGTTCGACGTGCGCCCGCACACGGGCCACGGAACGGTCGAAATCCGCACGCCAGACGCGCAGACCGACCCCCAACGAGTCGTCGACTTCGTCGAGTACGTCCACGCACTCGTCTTGGACCTCGCCGACCGATACGAGGCAGGCGAACCGAGCCACGACATTCGCCGCGAGATACTGGACGAGAACAAGTGGCGGTCGACGCGGTACGGCCGGGACGCGAGTTTCATCGCTCCCGACGCCGAAGGCGTCGTCGAACTCGACACGTTCGTCGAAGACGAGTCTGAACGTCTCGGTGTGGACGGCCTCCGGTCGCTCTTCGACGCCGAGTCTGGCACCGACATCCAACGCCGTATCCACGAGGAATCCGGTCTCGACGCGTTGTGTGAGTATCTCGCACTCGAATAACCACTGTCGACTGGAACCTGACAGGAAACATTTTTTACCGCCTGTGTTTTGACCTTCTCCGTAGAACAAATGTCCGCGGACCAGAGCACTGAGGGACAAGTCGAGTCGTCAGAGGAAACACACACCGAAGGAAAAGCAGACCGCGCAGTCGCAGAGTTCGACGATGGGTTAATCGACCTCTTGGCGTGGATTCTCGACACCGAGACGCGAGCGCGAATCTACGTCTTCCTTCGACAGAACTCCTATTCGACGAGCGAAGAGGTCGCAGAAGGGACGGGACTGTACCCGAGCACCGTCCGTGAGGCACTCGCGGAACTCACCGACGACGAAACCGTCGAACGGCGCAAGCGCAAGAGTTCGGGCGCGGGGAACAATCCCTACGAGTACGTCGCAATCGCACCGAGTGACCTCGTCAGACGCACCACAAGTCAGGTCCAGACCCAGTTGAACGCCGTCTTCAACCTCGACCGGCGTCTCGGAACCGACGGCACTGACGAGACGGAACCGGTTACCATCACGGTTCGCGAAGAGTAACCCGTTCGTTCTGCGCTCTCTCTCCGGCAATCGACGCCCGCCGTTAGTCTAACCCGACCCGCTTAAGTCACGGGGCCACTACCGCGAGAGTATGCACGTCGCGCTGGGCGGGACGTTCGACCCTGTCCACGATGGACATATCGCGTTGTTCGAGCGCGCATTCGAGTTAGGCGACGTCACGGTGGGACTCACGAGCGACGAACTCGCACCGAAGACCCGTCACGTCGACCGATACGTCCGTCCCTTCGAGCAACGGAAAGCCGACCTCGAAGCGGAGCTTCGACCGTTGGCCGCTGAGCACGACCGGGAGTTCGAGGTTCGCAAACTCGACGAACCGACCGGCATCGCGACCGAACCGGGCTTCGACATCCTCATCGTCTCGCCCGAGACCAAGTCGGGCGGGGAACGAGTCAACCAAATCCGTGAAGACCGCGGCCTGAAACCCCTCGACATCGAAGTCGTCGAACACGTCCCTGCAGCGGATGGCGACCGCATCTCGTCGACTCGTATCGTCATGGGCGAAATCGACCGCCACGGAAACCTCACACCGGACCGTGAGGGTCGCGGTCGGACGCCGCCCGATTCCGAGGAATAATTTTCTGGGATAAGGTTGTAGTGTCGTCCATGCGCCACCCGCTACTCGCCAGTTTCGCGGTTGGTATCGTCGCCGCCCTCCTCGTCGGTGTCGCAGTCACCGAATTCGCCTCGCACTGGATATTCTTCTCGCTGTTCGTCGGGATTCCAGCGGGTCTCGTCGCAGGTGTCATCGCCATCGCCGCCACCTACGCGGTACTCACGCGCCGCGGACTCACACCGTCGGACACGAGCGACTGACTACCAACTCGGTGGCCGAAACCCCGCCTCGGTGAGCAGGTCTTTCCAGCGCTGCTGGATACTGAGTCGAGAGACGTCCATCGCGTCGGCG is drawn from Haloferax litoreum and contains these coding sequences:
- a CDS encoding translation initiation factor IF-2 subunit beta: MDYDEQLDRALSEAPDVAEGGDRFTVPDPVVRQEGNVTVYENFAETHDRLAREPDHLQKFLQSELGTSAQIDDKGRVRFTGEFKQRRVAEALDEYVESFVLCSECGSPDTHFVTEQGAKVLKCDACGALSAIPDL
- a CDS encoding NOP5/NOP56 family protein, producing MTDAWFADANPEDPSSGAHRIREGHADAPADWPAVAVESEFADDEADYYEKLRAATLTAARDAVSERERADDLQLAHAVRSMDDAERTANELAERVVEWAGTLYENVPRGLDGVRDIAARDPTTAGEERVVSYATRAVDLLDERDDLRTFIEERAPDVAPNLSEMAGPVLTARLISLAGSLERLAKAPSGTVQVLGAEDALFAHLKGRATSPKHGVIFTHEYVRGTRPQDRGSAARAFAGKLSIAARIDYYSGDYRPEIHTELAERMATIRARAEEGDE
- a CDS encoding rubrerythrin-like domain-containing protein is translated as MERTSYVCRECHTTVSPASYRATCPECSGELRPSSVTGRRRAGD
- a CDS encoding DUF7836 family putative zinc-binding protein, with the protein product MVEAFVRLLCPECGKDWETNPTSLPAHRDNFSCQSCGATRRTAEFMRTERDLQTLKQFD
- a CDS encoding winged helix-turn-helix domain-containing protein, producing the protein MSADQSTEGQVESSEETHTEGKADRAVAEFDDGLIDLLAWILDTETRARIYVFLRQNSYSTSEEVAEGTGLYPSTVREALAELTDDETVERRKRKSSGAGNNPYEYVAIAPSDLVRRTTSQVQTQLNAVFNLDRRLGTDGTDETEPVTITVREE
- a CDS encoding phosphopantetheine adenylyltransferase produces the protein MHVALGGTFDPVHDGHIALFERAFELGDVTVGLTSDELAPKTRHVDRYVRPFEQRKADLEAELRPLAAEHDREFEVRKLDEPTGIATEPGFDILIVSPETKSGGERVNQIREDRGLKPLDIEVVEHVPAADGDRISSTRIVMGEIDRHGNLTPDREGRGRTPPDSEE
- a CDS encoding fibrillarin-like rRNA/tRNA 2'-O-methyltransferase, with translation MSDDHPTDDGLPTGVERRTFDGRERLSTQGPTVYGEPADGDGWRAWDASRSKLGGMLELGMDTGLVGGETVLYLGAAAGTTVSHVAEFAGPTYAVEFAPRPVRDLVGVAEDRDNLFPLLKDARDPASYAHVVESDVDCLVMDVATRGQATVAIRNRQFLADDGRLLMAVKARSEDVTADPDDVFDDVLADLESAYEVLETARLDRFHADHLGIVARPK
- a CDS encoding glutamate--cysteine ligase, which encodes MELGSADAFDRMGTLGVEEEFYIVDADGRPTSGIDDLVYGPEPPEPLVGRLDHELFEFTIETQTPRIEDPADVADAVTSVREALVEHAGNHGYRVAAAGLHPAAKWRELDHATKPRYQAQLDRIQYPQHRNTTAGLHIHVGVDDADKAVWIANELRWYLAPLLALSANSPFWNGFDTGLASARSKIFENLPNTGMPTAFDDFDDFQTFERRMVEYGSIDDRGELWFDVRPHTGHGTVEIRTPDAQTDPQRVVDFVEYVHALVLDLADRYEAGEPSHDIRREILDENKWRSTRYGRDASFIAPDAEGVVELDTFVEDESERLGVDGLRSLFDAESGTDIQRRIHEESGLDALCEYLALE
- a CDS encoding DUF555 domain-containing protein; protein product: MDCRVVVEAAVPVYDVETEDEAIRIAISKTGEMLNPDLKYVEINMGSRTGPDGETLPPAFIAADEALVALELEMTVFNVEQEEHASRIARKEIGQRLENIPLKVLSVEILDDEATKTDGDGTDEELIPDFDDLVDDH
- a CDS encoding DUF6517 family protein → MVSKHAVGAFAFAALVLISGCLGVLTGEESVRFESDPATTDATVASNGGYETNGTQAFEVNRTFDVAGQQPRVVASNHITTYEKKIDLGFFEAKLGVFSVISTPAVDVAGETLNPIGDYSNDQLVGLVKSRYQGLNDVEQVNSRTVQILGEPANVTKYSATATFADNRQVDVYVHVTKVRHNEDFIVAVGVYPQQLDGEEDNILEMMRSIEHPSEA
- a CDS encoding UPF0058 family protein, with translation MKKQELIHLHGLLAEVHTQIEAWEDEEIELSEYDTLGVRPTSIHKSKTDHKAAVFKLAKGITGAMRDAEPEPVAPQAD
- a CDS encoding transcription initiation factor IIB, whose product is MSDTTTTRTYSTDAKARDVTSRESERDERQREEEQLCPECSGQLVHDSEHGETVCRECGLVVEDTVVDRGPEWRAFDSAERDSKSRVGAPTTKMMHDKGLSTNIGWQNKDAYGKSLSPRQREQMQRLRTWNERFRTRDSKERNLKQALGEIDRMASALGLPENVRETASVIYRRALNDDLLPGRSIEGVATASLYAAARMAGTPRSLDELEKVSRVDKMELTRTYRYIVRELKLEIKPADPEQYVPRFASELGLSDEAERQARQLLRGAKETGVHSGKSPVGLAAAAVYAAALLTNEKVTQSEVSTVADISEVTIRNRYKELLEVQDGNLFA
- the corA gene encoding magnesium/cobalt transporter CorA, yielding MISALVYDDGGVTSYDEEHLTEARDADGTTWVRATSESDFASVADAFGIHPLTVEDVRNDARPKTEMYDEYTFVIVRRASLRVGEQVFEEEVLTRPVGLCFGDDWLVTLTRRTLTPVDRVWDAVESEESRILRFGPDFVAYRIIDRIVDDYFDLLDEVGEEIETIEDFILEGPDPTVLEGLNAIRRDVLSFRKTVWPTREAAGVLARGDPEYVREVTEKYYRDVYDHLVELVDLTETYRDLARGARDIYLNTLSQSTNEVMKTLTVVATIILPLTLVVGIFGMNFDPAVSAFNMPELLWKYGYVATMLGMAAVSGILLVYFRHQRWL